A single genomic interval of Corylus avellana chromosome ca10, CavTom2PMs-1.0 harbors:
- the LOC132164223 gene encoding uncharacterized protein LOC132164223: MIAPIVVALAVGFLGWAFQALKPPPPKICGSPGGPPITSPRVKLNDGRHLAYREAGVPKEEAKYKIIVVHGINSSKDLSLPIPQELIEELKIYLLFFDRAGYGESDPYPSRSVKSEAFDIQELADQLQLGSKFYVFGLSLGAYPIWSCLKYIPHRLSGASLVAPFLNFWWPIFPANLSREAFRRLPSSYRRTLQIAHYTPLLFYWWMTQTWFPSLTTDEGAMFGDQDLEIVKSLLEAPSVGQEKIKQQGVYESLHRDILAGYGKWEFDLLDINNPFPDNDGAVHIWQGYADRIVPFKLTRYISEKLPWIRYHEVPDGGHLMFFKSETCEAILRALLLG, encoded by the exons ATGATTGCACCAATTGTAGTGGCATTGGCGGTGGGTTTTCTGGGGTGGGCTTTTCAGGCATTGAAGCCTCCACCTCCCAAAATATGTGGATCACCAGGTGGTCCTCCTATCACTTCACCTAGGGTGAAACTCAATGATGGAAGGCATTTGGCCTACAGGGAGGCTGGAGTTCCAAAGGAAGAAGCTAAGTACAAGATCATTGTTGTTCATGGCATTAACAGCTCAAAAGATCTGAGTCTACCTATTCCACAA gaACTTATAGAGGAGCTAAAGATATATCTCCTGTTCTTCGACAGAGCAGGTTATGGAGAGAGTGATCCATATCCTTCTCGCTCAGTGAAGAGTGAAGCATTTGATATTCAAGAACTAGCTGATCAATTGCAGCTTGGGTCTAAATTTTATGTATTTGGACTCTCATTGGGAGCTTACCCTATTTGGAGTTGCCTGAAGTACATACCACATAG GTTGTCAGGAGCTTCCTTGGTTGCTCCTTTTTTGAACTTCTGGTGGCCTATTTTTCCAGCCAATCTATCAAGAGAGGCATTTAGGAGACTGCCTTCATCGTACCGAAGGACACTTCAGATTGCACATTACACTCCTTTGCTATTCTATTGGTGGATGACTCAGACATGGTTCCCTTCATTGACCACGGATGAAGGAGCAATGTTCGGCGACCAAGATTTAGAGATCGTGAAGAGTTTGTTAGAGGCTCCAAGTGTAGGCCAG GAAAAGATAAAACAGCAAGGTGTTTATGAATCACTGCATCGAGATATATTGGCTGGTTATGGCAAATGGGAATTTGATCTCTTGGACATAAACAATCCGTTCCCTGACAATGACGGTGCAGTTCACATTTGGCAGGGCTATGCAGACAGGATCGTTCCTTTTAAGCTCACCCGTTATATTTCAGAGAAGCTTCCATGGATTCGTTATCACGAGGTTCCTGATGGAGGGCATCTGATGTTCTTCAAAAGTGAAACATGTGAAGCCATTTTAAGGGCACTTTTGCTTGGATAA